The Helianthus annuus cultivar XRQ/B chromosome 16, HanXRQr2.0-SUNRISE, whole genome shotgun sequence genome includes a window with the following:
- the LOC110917265 gene encoding equilibrative nucleotide transporter 3 isoform X1, with protein sequence MIKTQLKYICSFILETFAADSQASSTYGKCRAVVLCWILGVGTLICWNSLSSIEDYYYHVFPDYHPSRVLTLVYQPFAFGTMAFLAYNESNIDTRKRNILGYVVFFLGTLALLSLDLVTYGKGSIGSYVGICLLVAAFGVADALVQGGMLGDLALMCPELVQSFVAGLAASGALTSALRLLTEAVFNSTDDGLRKGALFFLLISTLFEFLCIFLYAFVFTKLPIVKHYRRKAALEGSQTVSSDLSAAGIGQTDLTEKLIDGDHGNLDRLSNKELLYQNFDYAIDLFLIFAVSVSIFPGFLYENTGMHQLGSWYPLVLVTVFNLGDLVSRCIPLIHCVKMESRNALMISVVSRFLLVPAFYFTAKYADQGWMIMLVSILGLSNGYLTVCVLMAAPKGYKGPEQNALGNVLVLFLMGGIFLGAALDWLWLIGNEGFLGRSTTKFLTLMPFTST encoded by the exons ATGATCAAGACCCAATTAAAAT ATATTTGTAGCTTCATACTAGAGACATTTGCAGCAGATTCACAGGCCTCCTCGACATAT GGAAAGTGTCGTGCAGTCGTATTATGTTGGATTCTTGGGGTCGGAACCCTCATCTGTTGGAATAGTCTTTCATCTATAGAAGATTATTACTACCATGTATTCCCA GATTACCATCCTTCTAGGGTACTTACCCTTGTCTACCAACCTTTTGCCTTCGGAACAATGGCGTTTCTTGCCTATAATGAATCAAATATCGATACTAGGAAACGTAACATTCTTGGATATGTCGTTTTTTTCCTCGGGACTCTCGCCCTCCTTTCG TTGGACTTAGTTACATATGGGAAGGGAAGCATTGGATCTTACGTAGGTATATGTCTTCTCGTGGCGGCTTTCGGGGTTGCAGACGCCCTTGTTCAAGGCGGGATGCTTGGTGATTTGGCTCTTATGTGCCCGGAACTTGTCCAA TCCTTCGTAGCTGGCTTGGCTGCATCCGGAGCTTTAACGTCTGCTTTGAGATTACTTACAGAAGCTGTTTTTAATAGTACTGATGACGGTCTTCGCAAAGGAGCAT TGTTTTTCCTCTTGATCTCCACACTCTTCGAGTTTTTGTGCATCTTTCTCTATGCATTCGTGTTCACTAAGTTACCAATCGTGAAGCACTACCGTAGGAAAGCAGCCCTTGAAGGTTCACAAACCGTTTCATCCGATCTTTCTGCTGCAGGCATCGGTCAAACCGATCTGACAGAAAAACTA ATCGATGGTGATCATGGTAATCTAGACAGGCTGAGCAACAAAGAACTCTTATATCAGAACTTCGATTATGCAATAGATTTGTTCTTGATATTTGCTGTGAGCGTGTCGATTTTCCCGGGTTTCTTATACGAAAATACTGGAATGCACCAGTTGGGTTCATG GTATCCACTTGTTCTAGTAACTGTATTTAACCTTGGGGACTTGGTATCTCGATGTATTCCGCTAATACATTGCGTCAAGATGGAGTCACGAAACGCGCTTATGATCTCAGTCGTGTCACGGTTTTTGCTTGTGCCCGCATTTTATTTCACTGCAAAATATGCCGATCAAGGATGGATGATTATGCTTGTATCTATATTGGGATTAAGTAATGGTTACCTTACTGTATGTGTACTTATGGCGGCACCCAAGGGTTATAAG GGTCCGGAGCAAAACGCGTTGGGAAATGTGCTTGTATTATTCTTAATGGGGGGCATATTTTTGGGCGCCGCCCTAGACTGGTTATGGCTTATTGGTAACGAAGGCTTCTTAGGCAGAAGCACGACGAAGTTTTTGACATTAATGCCCTTTACGTCAACCTAA
- the LOC110917265 gene encoding equilibrative nucleotide transporter 3 isoform X2: MAVEDSSQTSIRLEGKCRAVVLCWILGVGTLICWNSLSSIEDYYYHVFPDYHPSRVLTLVYQPFAFGTMAFLAYNESNIDTRKRNILGYVVFFLGTLALLSLDLVTYGKGSIGSYVGICLLVAAFGVADALVQGGMLGDLALMCPELVQSFVAGLAASGALTSALRLLTEAVFNSTDDGLRKGALFFLLISTLFEFLCIFLYAFVFTKLPIVKHYRRKAALEGSQTVSSDLSAAGIGQTDLTEKLIDGDHGNLDRLSNKELLYQNFDYAIDLFLIFAVSVSIFPGFLYENTGMHQLGSWYPLVLVTVFNLGDLVSRCIPLIHCVKMESRNALMISVVSRFLLVPAFYFTAKYADQGWMIMLVSILGLSNGYLTVCVLMAAPKGYKGPEQNALGNVLVLFLMGGIFLGAALDWLWLIGNEGFLGRSTTKFLTLMPFTST; this comes from the exons ATGGCTGTTGAAGATTCAAGTCAAACTTCTATCAGACTTGAG GGAAAGTGTCGTGCAGTCGTATTATGTTGGATTCTTGGGGTCGGAACCCTCATCTGTTGGAATAGTCTTTCATCTATAGAAGATTATTACTACCATGTATTCCCA GATTACCATCCTTCTAGGGTACTTACCCTTGTCTACCAACCTTTTGCCTTCGGAACAATGGCGTTTCTTGCCTATAATGAATCAAATATCGATACTAGGAAACGTAACATTCTTGGATATGTCGTTTTTTTCCTCGGGACTCTCGCCCTCCTTTCG TTGGACTTAGTTACATATGGGAAGGGAAGCATTGGATCTTACGTAGGTATATGTCTTCTCGTGGCGGCTTTCGGGGTTGCAGACGCCCTTGTTCAAGGCGGGATGCTTGGTGATTTGGCTCTTATGTGCCCGGAACTTGTCCAA TCCTTCGTAGCTGGCTTGGCTGCATCCGGAGCTTTAACGTCTGCTTTGAGATTACTTACAGAAGCTGTTTTTAATAGTACTGATGACGGTCTTCGCAAAGGAGCAT TGTTTTTCCTCTTGATCTCCACACTCTTCGAGTTTTTGTGCATCTTTCTCTATGCATTCGTGTTCACTAAGTTACCAATCGTGAAGCACTACCGTAGGAAAGCAGCCCTTGAAGGTTCACAAACCGTTTCATCCGATCTTTCTGCTGCAGGCATCGGTCAAACCGATCTGACAGAAAAACTA ATCGATGGTGATCATGGTAATCTAGACAGGCTGAGCAACAAAGAACTCTTATATCAGAACTTCGATTATGCAATAGATTTGTTCTTGATATTTGCTGTGAGCGTGTCGATTTTCCCGGGTTTCTTATACGAAAATACTGGAATGCACCAGTTGGGTTCATG GTATCCACTTGTTCTAGTAACTGTATTTAACCTTGGGGACTTGGTATCTCGATGTATTCCGCTAATACATTGCGTCAAGATGGAGTCACGAAACGCGCTTATGATCTCAGTCGTGTCACGGTTTTTGCTTGTGCCCGCATTTTATTTCACTGCAAAATATGCCGATCAAGGATGGATGATTATGCTTGTATCTATATTGGGATTAAGTAATGGTTACCTTACTGTATGTGTACTTATGGCGGCACCCAAGGGTTATAAG GGTCCGGAGCAAAACGCGTTGGGAAATGTGCTTGTATTATTCTTAATGGGGGGCATATTTTTGGGCGCCGCCCTAGACTGGTTATGGCTTATTGGTAACGAAGGCTTCTTAGGCAGAAGCACGACGAAGTTTTTGACATTAATGCCCTTTACGTCAACCTAA
- the LOC110917265 gene encoding equilibrative nucleotide transporter 3 isoform X4, with product MIKTQLKYICSFILETFAADSQASSTYLDLVTYGKGSIGSYVGICLLVAAFGVADALVQGGMLGDLALMCPELVQSFVAGLAASGALTSALRLLTEAVFNSTDDGLRKGALFFLLISTLFEFLCIFLYAFVFTKLPIVKHYRRKAALEGSQTVSSDLSAAGIGQTDLTEKLIDGDHGNLDRLSNKELLYQNFDYAIDLFLIFAVSVSIFPGFLYENTGMHQLGSWYPLVLVTVFNLGDLVSRCIPLIHCVKMESRNALMISVVSRFLLVPAFYFTAKYADQGWMIMLVSILGLSNGYLTVCVLMAAPKGYKGPEQNALGNVLVLFLMGGIFLGAALDWLWLIGNEGFLGRSTTKFLTLMPFTST from the exons ATGATCAAGACCCAATTAAAAT ATATTTGTAGCTTCATACTAGAGACATTTGCAGCAGATTCACAGGCCTCCTCGACATAT TTGGACTTAGTTACATATGGGAAGGGAAGCATTGGATCTTACGTAGGTATATGTCTTCTCGTGGCGGCTTTCGGGGTTGCAGACGCCCTTGTTCAAGGCGGGATGCTTGGTGATTTGGCTCTTATGTGCCCGGAACTTGTCCAA TCCTTCGTAGCTGGCTTGGCTGCATCCGGAGCTTTAACGTCTGCTTTGAGATTACTTACAGAAGCTGTTTTTAATAGTACTGATGACGGTCTTCGCAAAGGAGCAT TGTTTTTCCTCTTGATCTCCACACTCTTCGAGTTTTTGTGCATCTTTCTCTATGCATTCGTGTTCACTAAGTTACCAATCGTGAAGCACTACCGTAGGAAAGCAGCCCTTGAAGGTTCACAAACCGTTTCATCCGATCTTTCTGCTGCAGGCATCGGTCAAACCGATCTGACAGAAAAACTA ATCGATGGTGATCATGGTAATCTAGACAGGCTGAGCAACAAAGAACTCTTATATCAGAACTTCGATTATGCAATAGATTTGTTCTTGATATTTGCTGTGAGCGTGTCGATTTTCCCGGGTTTCTTATACGAAAATACTGGAATGCACCAGTTGGGTTCATG GTATCCACTTGTTCTAGTAACTGTATTTAACCTTGGGGACTTGGTATCTCGATGTATTCCGCTAATACATTGCGTCAAGATGGAGTCACGAAACGCGCTTATGATCTCAGTCGTGTCACGGTTTTTGCTTGTGCCCGCATTTTATTTCACTGCAAAATATGCCGATCAAGGATGGATGATTATGCTTGTATCTATATTGGGATTAAGTAATGGTTACCTTACTGTATGTGTACTTATGGCGGCACCCAAGGGTTATAAG GGTCCGGAGCAAAACGCGTTGGGAAATGTGCTTGTATTATTCTTAATGGGGGGCATATTTTTGGGCGCCGCCCTAGACTGGTTATGGCTTATTGGTAACGAAGGCTTCTTAGGCAGAAGCACGACGAAGTTTTTGACATTAATGCCCTTTACGTCAACCTAA
- the LOC110917265 gene encoding equilibrative nucleotide transporter 3 isoform X3 yields the protein MIKTQLKYICSFILETFAADSQASSTYGKCRAVVLCWILGVGTLICWNSLSSIEDYYYHVFPDYHPSRVLTLVYQPFAFGTMAFLAYNESNIDTRKRNILGYVVFFLGTLALLSLDLVTYGKGSIGSYVGICLLVAAFGVADALVQGGMLGDLALMCPELVQHYRRKAALEGSQTVSSDLSAAGIGQTDLTEKLIDGDHGNLDRLSNKELLYQNFDYAIDLFLIFAVSVSIFPGFLYENTGMHQLGSWYPLVLVTVFNLGDLVSRCIPLIHCVKMESRNALMISVVSRFLLVPAFYFTAKYADQGWMIMLVSILGLSNGYLTVCVLMAAPKGYKGPEQNALGNVLVLFLMGGIFLGAALDWLWLIGNEGFLGRSTTKFLTLMPFTST from the exons ATGATCAAGACCCAATTAAAAT ATATTTGTAGCTTCATACTAGAGACATTTGCAGCAGATTCACAGGCCTCCTCGACATAT GGAAAGTGTCGTGCAGTCGTATTATGTTGGATTCTTGGGGTCGGAACCCTCATCTGTTGGAATAGTCTTTCATCTATAGAAGATTATTACTACCATGTATTCCCA GATTACCATCCTTCTAGGGTACTTACCCTTGTCTACCAACCTTTTGCCTTCGGAACAATGGCGTTTCTTGCCTATAATGAATCAAATATCGATACTAGGAAACGTAACATTCTTGGATATGTCGTTTTTTTCCTCGGGACTCTCGCCCTCCTTTCG TTGGACTTAGTTACATATGGGAAGGGAAGCATTGGATCTTACGTAGGTATATGTCTTCTCGTGGCGGCTTTCGGGGTTGCAGACGCCCTTGTTCAAGGCGGGATGCTTGGTGATTTGGCTCTTATGTGCCCGGAACTTGTCCAA CACTACCGTAGGAAAGCAGCCCTTGAAGGTTCACAAACCGTTTCATCCGATCTTTCTGCTGCAGGCATCGGTCAAACCGATCTGACAGAAAAACTA ATCGATGGTGATCATGGTAATCTAGACAGGCTGAGCAACAAAGAACTCTTATATCAGAACTTCGATTATGCAATAGATTTGTTCTTGATATTTGCTGTGAGCGTGTCGATTTTCCCGGGTTTCTTATACGAAAATACTGGAATGCACCAGTTGGGTTCATG GTATCCACTTGTTCTAGTAACTGTATTTAACCTTGGGGACTTGGTATCTCGATGTATTCCGCTAATACATTGCGTCAAGATGGAGTCACGAAACGCGCTTATGATCTCAGTCGTGTCACGGTTTTTGCTTGTGCCCGCATTTTATTTCACTGCAAAATATGCCGATCAAGGATGGATGATTATGCTTGTATCTATATTGGGATTAAGTAATGGTTACCTTACTGTATGTGTACTTATGGCGGCACCCAAGGGTTATAAG GGTCCGGAGCAAAACGCGTTGGGAAATGTGCTTGTATTATTCTTAATGGGGGGCATATTTTTGGGCGCCGCCCTAGACTGGTTATGGCTTATTGGTAACGAAGGCTTCTTAGGCAGAAGCACGACGAAGTTTTTGACATTAATGCCCTTTACGTCAACCTAA